A stretch of the Epinephelus fuscoguttatus linkage group LG2, E.fuscoguttatus.final_Chr_v1 genome encodes the following:
- the larp6a gene encoding la-related protein 6a — MHALVNAFMRCLSFLLPPSWLCVSFCLWAGNECEETLPRPNPRARFKSRKPLTYEEVAALAAAAVEAQGGSSPSVSPGPGCVSLAATSPSALQGPPSGRIWIGGLWRAVERVFGAPWVLLRHQWCPKKRRAALRTPYPVCAFESSKIKSFQGGAAATAAAATRAVNGKGAGGGTLICSRNMSGSVGSSNPSPAECVLEASAEHGIDEVITVDQHTQEMGTVTITVAIQAAEEDDEPEEVSSNNIDFLGGSCSEDELGRHDKSSGAGTSGGELEEESWQPPDSELIQKLVAQIEYYLSDENLEHDAFLLKHVRRNKLGFVSVKLLTSFKKVKHLTRDWRTTAYALRHSKLLELNDEGRKVRRKSAVPVFASESLPSRMLLLSDLQRWPELAALTKDNGGSEGGATQQEQLMKLLLKEFGAYGAIASVRVLKLGKDLPADLKRLSGRYTQLGTEECAIVEFEEVEAAVKANEAVGSEDGGPGSLGLKVVLIGTKPPKKKVPKERPREEGGMRKSRSLNSRVRELQYHGDDSACSSSETESTPTSPRLARKSLSCNKLSPTTAGINFQNNHLSPGMSPRNSPWSSPRASPCPQRKSPHSHKSPLASEGRLSPEPGRRWADYSSDSSLTPSGSPWVQRRKQVASQESSPVGSPMLGRKIQNADGLPPGVMRLPRGPDGTRGFHCVSVSERGKTAATQT, encoded by the exons AAAAGCAGAAAGCCTCTTACATATGAGGAAGTAGCAGcactagcagcagcagcagtagaagCCCAAGGAGGCTCCAGCCCGTCGGTCTCACCAGGTCCAGGCTGCGTCTCGCTGGCTGCTACAAGCCCCTCTGCTCTTCAGGGCCCTCCATCGGGTCGGATCTGGATCGGGGGTCTCTGGCGAGCCGTGGAGCGCGTCTTTGGAGCCCCTTGGGTCCTTCTCCGCCATCAGTGGTGCCCGAAGAAGCGTCGAGCAGCTTTACGCACCCCGTATCCTGTCTGTGCCTTCGAGTCGAGCAAGATTAAAAGCTTCCAGGGAGgcgctgctgctactgctgctgctgctacacgAGCCGTGAACGGGAAGGGAGCGGGTGGAGGCACCTTGATTTGTTCGAGGAACATGAGTGGGTCCGTGGGGAGCTCCAACCCGAGCCCAGCGGAGTGCGTCTTAGAAGCGTCAGCGGAGCACGGCATCGATGAGGTAATCACCGTGGATCAGCACACGCAGGAGATGGGCACGGTGACGATAACAGTGGCCATTCAAGCGGCGGAGGAGGACGACGAGCCCGAGGAAGTGTCATCCAATAATATTGACTTCCTCGGAGGCAGCTGTAGTGAAGACGAACTCGGAAGACATGACAAATCAAG TGGTGCCGGGACCAGCGGAGGGGAATTGGAGGAGGAGAGCTGGCAGCCCCCAGATTCAGAGCTCATCCAAAAGTTGGTTGCTCAGATCGAGTACTACCTGTCCGATGAGAACCTGGAGCATGATGCCTTCCTCCTCAAGCATGTCAGGCGCAACAAACTGGGATTTGTCAGCGTCAAGTTGCTCACTTCGTTCAAAAAG GTGAAACACTTGACCCGTGACTGGAGAACAACTGCTTATGCTCTGAGACACTCAAAGCTACTTGAGCTGAATGATGAGGGGCGTAAGGTGCGGCGTAAATCCGCAGTGCCAGTCTTTGCCAGCGAGTCGTTGCCTAGCCGCATGCTGCTGTTAAGTGATTTACAGAGGTGGCCGGAGCTGGCAGCTCTCACCAAGGATAATGGAGGCAGTGAGGGAGGAGCCACtcagcaggagcagctgatGAAGCTGTTGCTGAAGGAGTTCGGAGCATATGGCGCCATTGCCTCTGTCAGAGTCCTGAAGCTTGGGAAGGACCTGCCGGCTGACCTGAAGAGGCTTAGCGGTCGCTACACTCAACTAGGCACTGAGGAGTGCGCCATTGTGGAGTTTGAGGAGGTGGAGGCTGCTGTTAAAGCGAATGAAGCTGTGGGGAGCGAGGATGGAGGACCCGGTTCGCTGGGGTTGAAAGTAGTCCTGATTGGCACCAAGCCGCCCAAGAAGAAGGTGCCCAAGGAACGACCGCGTGAGGAAGGAGGGATGCGCAAAAGTCGTTCGCTCAACAGCAGGGTACGAGAGCTTCAGTATCACGGGGATGACTCGGCCTGCAGCTCCTCAGAGACTGAGAGCACCCCCACATCCCCGAGGCTGGCCAGAAAGTCCCTGTCCTGCAACAAGCTCAGCCCCACCACTGCAGGCATCAACTTCCAGAACAATCACCTCAGTCCTGGTATGTCCCCACGCAACAGTCCCTGGTCTAGCCCCCGTGCCAGCCCCTGTCCTCAGCGCAAATCTCCTCATTCCCACAAATCTCCCTTGGCAAGCGAGGGCAGACTGAGCCCTGAGCCTGGGCGCCGCTGGGCAGACTACTCCTCAGACAGTAGCCTCACCCCTTCAGGGAGCCCGTGGGTACAGCGGCGCAAGCAGGTGGCGTCTCAGGAGAGCAGTCCGGTGGGCAGCCCGATGCTGGGTAGAAAGATCCAGAACGCCGATGGTCTGCCGCCTGGTGTAATGAGGCTGCCAAGGGGTCCCGATGGAACCCGCGGCTTTCACTGTGTCTCTGTTAGCGAGAGGGGAAAGACTGCTGCCACTCAGACTTGA